The window GAGTCATCTTTCATTTTTCTTATAAGAATCCAATGCCATGGCTTATTATAATCCGACTATCCGGACCGACTGCAATTTTCATACAGCTGAATTTGTAACTGTGGAGATACAAAAAAGTTGCATTGCTCAAGTtagtatataagaaaaaaaaaacctttgtAAGATCATGGAAGATTAGTAGATTGGATTGCCGATTATGATGTGGTTCATTCCAAGTTATTCTCGGATTTTCACATTCCGATTGCTtctagttatatataattatcgCCTTCACTCAAATCTATTGTGACGAATGTGAAAAAGCAGAGACAAGAATACCTTCAAATCGTATGAAACGGAGACTAGGGGTTCGGAAATTCTTGTCTAGCCCACTATTTAAGCCACCACAAAGTCGAAACTTGAAACGTAGGGCGAAATCGCGGCTCACTGATATTTGCCTAGCTGTTGTCCCGTAATATGAAACGGGGAAAAAACAAGATAGAAGCGGCCGAAGCCATGGATGGGGACTCCTTTAGAGATTAAGAGAAAATTccagaaaagggagagggtGGGTATAAAAGACGCGGAATAATATGTATCTTAGTAGATTTAGAGGGTTGATATAGGGGCTTCTATAGATCCTCTGCTGTCTCGAGCGGTATCATAAAATATACCCCATGCAGTGGCCGAGTTGCGAAAATAGTGGAAATTACTAAATGCCTAATGCCATTATATCTGTCTATGACCATGACGCTAAACTAACTAATCTTTCTGCATAGAATCATACCTACTTCGGCGATCAAATCGAGCCACCTCTCTTGGTCatatctctccttctcttcgaCCTTCTTTCCAAATACCTCCCATACCTCGATAAACTTGTGATTACTCTCCTCCGTGGTACCAATATCCTTGAGAGCTTTCATCATATAATCGTGCTGTTTCAAAAGCTGGAAATCCCTCCgcgccttttgcttttcatGGTCGGTCGCCAGCAACAGCCGTACCTGAACGCAATACAACACCAGGCCTGCAAGACCAGCGGCCAAAGCCGTTGCAATGGACGAGCCACTGACCTCTCTCGACGAAGGATCATCAGTTCGCAGCCCATCCATCTCGACTTTAGTGCCTGGGAATGTAAAGTTGATGTTTCCAAGATTGCCGACCCAAGGATCGGCCATGCCCGATGATGTCGCCGCTCCAATGGTGAATATCTTTTTAGTTGCTTTGGAGGGATAAGTTTCACTGCTCTTGGCTCCCTTGTCGCTCGCCGAACAGAAAAGGAGAATATTTTCGTTCGCCGCCGTTCCTATGGCGAAGTCAAGGAGCCgcctctcttcctcatcttcaggaGGATCGATAGTCCAAGACATCGAAATGATATGAACCTTCTTTCTCACGGCCGCCATAATTGCCTAAAAGGAATTAGCGTCTCATTGATTCAATAGTAGAAGTATAGAGGCGgtagaggcagcagaggtgTCATTCGACTTACTTGCGCGGCACTCTTGGCCGTTATCTGTCGACCGCCCTCTTCTGAAGCATGGTCCTCCAACCTTAAAACATAAAACTGTGCGCGAGGACACAGCAAGTGAATTTGCTTCGCCATGATGGTTCCGTGTCCTGTACTAGACACATAGTAAGGGTCGTTAAGATTATGCTCCTCGTCTCGCTTACAGAACGTCCGGCCTCCAATGAAGCTAAACTCGAGATCTTTAACGTCTACGCCGTCATCAATAAGAGCAATTTTAATTGGCTCCTCAATAGTCTCCTCAACTTTTCCTCGCTCGTAGTAGCGTTCAGCATCGAAGAGTAGTCGTCGGAAGTCCTTCATACACTGGATCCACTCGTGTTTAGTTGTATGCTCGGCTTGATCTCCAGACATAAGGGCGTTGATATCCATCTGTTCCCGCTGTACAATCGGCCACTCCTTTAGTACATTGATTTCGGGGCATAACTTCTTCATACGGTCACAGAAATCTTCAACGTTGTGCTTCGTTCGTTGGCTGGATTCAAGACCCTGTTCCCAGAAAATGGTAATGTTAGTAAAGGTTATACCCCCTTTTCCCATTTATAAATGCGTCCATACCTGTTGGATATGCAGATGAACTGTTTTCAGTTGACTTAGTCTCTTCAAGCCGCCCTCTTCGCTCCATCCTCTAAGGACTGCATTATTGCCGCTCCAATATAGGTGGACTTCACGTGCTTTAGATGCCACCCTGTAAATGACTTCGGAGCACAAGTCCGTCCTCTTCCAATCCCAAATTTCCACGTCCATAAACTTCAATGCGTCCTCAATGGCCTCATCGCTGTGAGCAGGCATCGTTGAGTCGTCAATGATGACTTTGAGAACGGTCCTAACACCTTTCTTTCTCAATCGATCGAAGATGTAGCACAAGTCTCTCcgaccatctccatcttgttTTGATGAACGCCCAGATCCTCGAGCTCGCTTGCTATTTGCTGCATTTACATTCACCTCTACACTGAGTTTCGGAATGGCGACGTATTGGAGAATGTCTTCAAACTTGAGCTTCGATAACAAATTCTCAAGCCCAGTCTGGGTTATGTTGGCGTGCCCCGATAAGTCAAAATATAGTTCCAAGTCTGTGAGAAAGTAGTCAGCCTCGAAAATTCGCACCTTAAGTCAGAATATTTTACTTGAGTGAAGATCTATTTGCCTTACCTGAAGTCGTATTACGTCCGTACAATATTTCCATAGCTGAGTTGTAGCTGCGGGAACGAAGATAGTGTAGTTTCAGAAGGCGCTCTACATCTTTCAAAATTGTTTCATCGACCTTGGATTTATGGCCGCTGTCAGTAACCGATCTTGCATCTGCAGCTTGTCTTACTGCTGTATCGGGTACGTGTAGAGCTAGCTTCTTCATATCGTCTCTATTCACAAGCGGTGGTGCTGTACCCGTCGCTGGCGAGCTCACGTTCATTGCTGGCTGCGTCCGCCCTCCATACTTATTACGAGAGTCAGTTTGAATGGTCGGTCGCTTATCTGGACGGCTGCTTGGATCTGTAGCTTGCCCGCTGGGATTTGAAGGTCCTCCAGGCCCGCTAGATTCTTGAGACTTTGCTGCTGAATCTCGGGTTTGCGTAGAATTATCAAGTTCGACGCCATCGGGGCGAACGCGAGTATTGCCTTTGTCAcgttctttctcctctttcaatttcttcttttccttgtctttctcctttgcttGGGCTTTCCTGACATTTTCTTTGTGATGGAGATACGGCGACAATCCGTTGTCGTT is drawn from Trichoderma asperellum chromosome 4, complete sequence and contains these coding sequences:
- a CDS encoding uncharacterized protein (EggNog:ENOG41~TransMembrane:1 (o916-938i)), giving the protein MSPLIDDEERETGSLAVGEEVEKAESKAGDESSEDESDSDEEDGETDNRNGKISVKDLLEKVLKAIKNGDKDLTNSSQLKAFKAGDGNILASNTGDLRQPTALHIMAAMDKKELPKLDSKMEPLIKHLVEHENDTLSSLDRSGHTPLFLAIEAKKEKMVQWMCESHPKISTILAITSNDKDKMNCLHIGIDKRVKFLDLLIEKADPETLAAKDGDGNTPLHLAVEYKKCKKEQLDIIQKIIAKSDIVVQHNENGDFNDNGLSPYLHHKENVRKAQAKEKDKEKKKLKEEKERDKGNTRVRPDGVELDNSTQTRDSAAKSQESSGPGGPSNPSGQATDPSSRPDKRPTIQTDSRNKYGGRTQPAMNVSSPATGTAPPLVNRDDMKKLALHVPDTAVRQAADARSVTDSGHKSKVDETILKDVERLLKLHYLRSRSYNSAMEILYGRNTTSDLELYFDLSGHANITQTGLENLLSKLKFEDILQYVAIPKLSVEVNVNAANSKRARGSGRSSKQDGDGRRDLCYIFDRLRKKGVRTVLKVIIDDSTMPAHSDEAIEDALKFMDVEIWDWKRTDLCSEVIYRVASKAREVHLYWSGNNAVLRGWSEEGGLKRLSQLKTVHLHIQQGLESSQRTKHNVEDFCDRMKKLCPEINVLKEWPIVQREQMDINALMSGDQAEHTTKHEWIQCMKDFRRLLFDAERYYERGKVEETIEEPIKIALIDDGVDVKDLEFSFIGGRTFCKRDEEHNLNDPYYVSSTGHGTIMAKQIHLLCPRAQFYVLRLEDHASEEGGRQITAKSAAQAIMAAVRKKVHIISMSWTIDPPEDEEERRLLDFAIGTAANENILLFCSASDKGAKSSETYPSKATKKIFTIGAATSSGMADPWVGNLGNINFTFPGTKVEMDGLRTDDPSSREVSGSSIATALAAGLAGLVLYCVQVRLLLATDHEKQKARRDFQLLKQHDYMMKALKDIGTTEESNHKFIEVWEVFGKKVEEKERYDQERWLDLIAEVGMILCRKIS